The following proteins are encoded in a genomic region of Nicotiana sylvestris chromosome 4, ASM39365v2, whole genome shotgun sequence:
- the LOC104235017 gene encoding uncharacterized protein, producing the protein MSIIIKIRKTMLKDKINNNGGHKGTKVIGTIKNTKAIGVVAILIKAIGTIKAIGIIKAIGVATIKTIGDEITKESGTTTATAGRMMEKNVDSDAQLASHNTSIRNLEVQLGQISQALNTRPKGALHSDTVMNPKGRNNTGHVMAVTTRSRNGGDATTSNQRRIVDEDVVVQEDEISSNVVQANEEVRFDIGKSVEEAQEEVNPSREHMIDMPQPVVPKNKAPTPRHPPLYHQSLEKQNSENKFKKFIDMMKSLSINVSLVEALEQMPGYAKFMKDLVTKKRLMNCETIKMTHQVSAIVNSKALKLEDSGAFTIPCTTGSADFAKALYDLGAKVIGIIDDVLVRVDKFILPADFVILDCEVDYEVPIILGRPFLATGKALVDVETGELTFRVGDENVVFHVCKSLKQPNRMKSVSLWI; encoded by the exons ATGTCAATAATTATCAAGATCAGAAAAACCATGCTCAAGgacaaaatcaacaacaatggaggtCACAAGGgaaccaaggtaattggaacaatcaaaaacaccaaggcaattggagtggtggcaatcctaatcaaggcaattggaacaatcaaggcaattggaataatcaaggcaattggggtggcaacaatcAAAACAATTGGGGATGAAATAACCAAGGAGAGTGGAACAACAACAGCAACCGCaggtcgg atgatggagaagaatgtcGACTCTGATGCTCAATTAGCCTCACACAACACTTCTATtcggaatttggaggttcaattaggccaaatctcacaagctttgaacactcgtcctaagggggcactacatAGTGATACAGTGATGAACCCGAAGGGTAGGAATAATACGGGACATGTTATGGCTGTAACTACTAGAAGTAGAAATGGTGGAGATGCAaccacctcaaatcaaagaaggattgtggatgaagatgttgtggTTCAAGAAGACGAAATCTCAAGCAATGTGGTTCAAGCTAATGAAGAAGTGAGATTTGATATAGGTAAAAGTGTAGAGGAGGCGCAAGAAgaggtgaacccgtctagggaacacatgatTGACATGCCGCAACCGGTAGTGCCAAAGAATAAGGCACCAACACCAAGGCATCCTCCTCTATACCATCAAAGCCTTGAAAAGCAAAATAGTGAAAACaaattcaaaaagtttattgatatgatgaagagcttgtcaATTAATGTGTCATTGGTTGAGGCATTGGAACAAATGCCGGgatatgcaaagttcatgaaggacttggttacCAAGAAGAGATTGATGAATTGTGAAACAATCAAgatgacacatcaagtgagtgcTATTGTGAACTCAAAGGCTCTAAAATTGGAAGATTCGGGCGCCTTCACAATACCTTGCACTACTGGGAGTGCCGATTTTGCAAAAGCTTTATATGATCTTGGGGCGA AGGTcattggtattattgatgatgtgttggtccgtgttgacaagttcatcctcccagcggactttgtgattcttgattgtgaagtggactatgaggtgcctatcattttgggtagacctttccttgctacaggAAAGGCTCTTGTTGATGTGGAAACAGGAGAGCTCACTTTCCGGGTGGGTGACGAAAATGTggtcttccatgtgtgcaaatcactGAAGCAACCGAATAGAATGAAGTCTGTTAGTTTGTGGATTTAG